In one Fusarium falciforme chromosome 5, complete sequence genomic region, the following are encoded:
- a CDS encoding N-acetyltransferase domain-containing protein, producing the protein MVLAVTPALIPDIPELYDIYFKAFDNDDMGRRMVEILFPQGITPEFKKAHAAGTLAYWHTSNTQFTFKCIDTETGEILGMGLADLVLNPPEKRENPGVQWLEGKERERAEKILNPLWDARDELIGGQNHIYVHVIAVDPKHQGRKAGALLCQYGIEQAERLQIPMYFESSPTTLGLYKKVGFEELKKQVIHAAEDLGTPEDVVVPLCIRMPAAANGMSFEEWQAKGYPKFETRPIDTSILAKAASAAAGGTDLLGLLENLTTACGGEKNLMALASMASTIGVDKLPGLLSLMGISSPEPAAAAPAAPKAEPAVVKPTETTVETTVEVAQP; encoded by the exons ATGGTTCTGGCAGTGACCCCCGCGTTGATCCCGGACATCCCGGAGCTCTACGACATCTACTTCAAGGCCTTTGACAATGACGACATGGGCCGTCGGATGGTCGAGATCCTCTTCCCCCAGGGCATCACCCCCGAGTTCAAGAAGGCCCACGCCGCGGGAACGCTGGCATACTGGCACACTTCCAACACGCAGTTCACCTTCAAGTGTATCGACACCGAGACGGGCGAGATCCTCGGCATGGGTTTGGCCGATCTGGTCTTGAACCCTCccgagaagagagagaaccCTGGTGTGCAGTGGCTTGAGGGTAAGGAGCGTGAGAGGGCTGAGAAGATTCTCAACCCCCTTTGGGATGCTCGAGATGAGCTCATCGGCGGACAGAACCACATCT ACGTCCATGTCATCGCCGTCGACCCTAAGCACCAAGGCCGCAAGGCCGGCGCCCTCCTCTGCCAGTACGGCATCGAGCAGGCCGAGCGCCTCCAGATCCCCATGTACTTCGAATCATCCCCCACGACGCTCGGCCTCTACAAAAAGGTGGGcttcgaggagctcaagaagcaggtGATTCACGCGGCCGAGGACCTGGGCACCCCCGAGGACGTGGTGGTGCCGCTATGCATCCGCAtgcccgccgccgccaacggCATGTCCTTTGAGGAGTGGCAGGCCAAGGGGTACCCCAAGTTCGAGACGAGGCCCATCGACACGAGTATCCTGGCAAAGGCTGCGAGCGCTGCTGCCGGCGGTACTGATTTGCTCGGTCTGCTTGAGAATTTGACCACGGCTTGTGGTGGAGAGAAGAACCTCATGGCTCTCGCTTCTATGGCTTCCACTATTGGTGTTGATAAGCTGCCTGGGCTTCTGTCACTCATGGGAATCTCATCTCCTGAgcccgcagcagcagcaccagctgcTCCCAAGGCGGAACCCGCGGTTGTCAAGCCCACAGAGACAACAGTCGAGACGACGGTCGAGGTGGCCCAGCCCTAG